From the genome of Streptomyces spinoverrucosus:
CGGCACGATCCCCGTCCGGCTCGCGTCGCCCCCGACGATCACGCTGTTGTCGTACGACGCCGAAGGCTCCGTCACGGTCGAGTAGGCGAGGCGCGTGTAGTACGGGTCGTAGCGCACGTCCTCGCTGCCGTGGTTGTGGAGCCGGACCACGCCGTCCGAACGCGTGGACTGCAACAGCCAGTTGGGCGGGCCGACCGGCGTGACCGCGTCGGCCCGCTCCGCCGGACCCGGTTCCTCCGTCGCCGTCCACACCTCGTGGTCGGCGGGCAGCAGCAGCCCGAGGAAGCCCTTGCCGACCCAGTACGGGGACGCCGGTCCCGAATAGCCTTGCAGCAACGCCGCATTGGGGCCGTGCCAGCCCAGGGTCAGCAGGCCACGGTCGTCCACCGCGCCCCGGTCCAGGAAGTAACGCAGCGCGCCCGACGCCAGCCGCCGTGTCTGACCCGGCGACAGCGGGGTGTGGCCGGTGAGCGCGCCGAGCCACAGCGGGGCCGTGGTGGCGAAGCGGTAGGTGAGGGAGCGGCCCTGGTGCATCGGGGCGCCGTCGGCCCCGAACAGGCGGGCGTAGTCGGCGAGGTGCCGGGAGAGCCGGCCGCCGTACAGGTCCAGCAACCGTTTGTCGTCGGCGAGCCAGGCGTGCAGGACCGGGTAGAGGTGCATCGCCCAGCCGTTGTAGTAGTCGAACTTGCGCCCGTCCCCGTCGGTGTACCACCCCTCCCCGACGTACCACTCCTCGATGCGTTCCAGCCCGCGGTCGATCGCCTTGCGGGACGCCGCCGTCTCGTGGCCGATCTCCTGGAGGAAGCCACCGACCGTCACCGGAAACAGTTCCCAGTTGCACGGCCATGGCTCCGCGGTGAGCGCGTCGGCGAGCCAGGCGGCCGCCCGCTGACGTACGCCGTCGTCCAGCCGGTCCCACAGCAGGTCGCGTGTCAGGCGCAGCGCGAGGGCGATGGACGCCGCCTCGACCAGGGGCTGGCCGCGGTCGGCGATGCGGGGCCAGACGCCGGACACGCCGGCGGCGAGTCCCTCGGCGTACCGTTCGAGCGCGGTCCCGTCCCGGCGGAAGGCCGCGAGCAGCAGCGTACGGGCGTAGCCCTCCAGGCCGTCCGAGAGCCTGCCGGACCAGCTGGTGTGGTCGCCGGGCAGGTCGTAGAGGGCGTGGTCCTCGGTGGCGTAGGGCTCGACGGCGGCGAGCAGGGCGTCGGCGGCGGCCTCCCAGTGGGCGCGCGTGTAGCCGGTGTACGGGCTCGGGGCGCGGTCGTCCGGGGGCAGATCCATCGGCAGGTCGTCCTTCCAGCTGGGCCTGGGGTGCCCCGGTTCCGGTCGGGGCACCCCAGGAGTTCATCCCACCCGCGCCCGGCCCTGCGGCACCAGATGCTGAGCGGTGAGTTCGTCCCGGACCAGGCCCGCGTAGACCGTGGCGCCGTACACGGAGGTGTGCGTGTTGTCCCGTTTCTCGTTGTAGAGGTACAGCGCCTTGGACGCCTCGACGCCCAGCGTCTCCACCAGCGTTTTCGTCTTCGCCGTGAGGTCGATGAGGGGGACGTCCTTGGCGGCCGCGACCGAGCGGGTGACGGCCGGGTGGTCGACGCCGAGGCCGTTGACCAGCAGGGCGGTGCCGTTGTTCAGGGTGCCGTCGGCGTTGAACCAGCGTCGCACGATGGGCGTGACCAGCACCGGGCGACCGCCCTCGGCGCGGACGCCGTCCACGAGTGTTTCGAGGTTCGCCCGGTAGGTGGGCTCGTCGGTGGTCTTGTCGTTGTGGGCGAGCTGGACGAGGACGAGGTCGCCGCGGCGGATCCGCGGCTGGACGGTGGCCCACAGCCGCGGGTTCTGCAGGTAGGTGACCGTGCTCTCGCCGGAGTCGGCGTGGTTGGCGACGGAGACGCCCTTGCGCAGGAACTGCGGGAGTTGCTGACCCCAGCCGGAGTACGGGGCGCCGGGCTGGTCGCAGACGGTGGAGTCGCCGATGAGGAAGATCTGGCGGGTGTGCCGGGCCGGGGTGACGTCGATGTCGGCCAGGGCTGGGGCGGAGCCTTGGAGTCGCAGGTCCAGGCCGGGGGTGCCGTCGGCGCCCGTCGGCTCGCCCTCCGGGGTGCGGACGTTCACCGTGAAGCTGCGGGTGACGCGCTCGCCGGCGGCGACGACCGTCTCGGGGAGCAGGGCGCGCCGGGTCTCGCCGCTGATGCTCGTGCTCGACGCGGCCTCGCCGCCCAGGACGACCTTGACGTCGTAGGTGCCGGGCGGGACGTCGAAGTGGCAGGCGGTGGCGGTGCAGTCGGCGTGGGCCTGGGCCGGTACCGCCGCCAGCAAGGTACCCACGGTGGCGGCCACCAGTACGGCGGCGCTGAAACGTCTCATACGCGACTCCTCAGTCGGACGGACCCGGTGTGCGCCTGGACCGTACCCGTTTCGGCAAGCGCTTTCTAGATGGGGGCGTCAGTTCAGAGAACTCATCAAGGCCGGAGTAGATCAACGCGATGCGACCCTTGGGGAAGCCCAGTGATGTGGCCTCCCCCGTATAGAGCGCCACCAGCGAGTCGGGCCCCCTCCACCAGGTGTCCGCCAGGCCCATCACCTCGCGCACCGGCTCGTAGTCGTCCAACTCGATGCCATCGACGTCATCGCCGACGCCGGTCGATCACCGCTGCGGGGACGTCTCGCTCAAGCCACCACTGCCTGTGATCCTCGACGGGCCGAACGTCGACCTTGACGCCGTGCACGCCCACAAACGATCGAGCTCGTCGGGTCAGGCCATCGGATACGTCGTTGATGAGGCGGACATTCACCGGAGGGACGCTACCCAGTAGCCGTCGGGAGAGCGCGCCCCGGGCCGTCCCGTCAGGTTCCGCGTGTCCACTGCTGGTTCGGACCTCCGTTGCAGGTGTACGTGATCAGCGCGGCGGAGTTGGCGGTGGACGCGCCGTTCACGTCCAGGCACTCGCCGGTGGCCCTGGACCTGATCAGCCAGTAGCTGCCTGAAGCGGTCACGCTCCACTGCTGGTTGGTGGCCGCGCCGGCGCAGTTCTGCTGGGTGACGCCGGTGGCGTTCTCGGTCAGGCACAGGCTGCTGTTGCGGACCATCAGCTGGTGGTAGCCGCTGCCGACGGACCTGAACCAGAACTTCTGGTTGTTGCCGCCGTTGCAGGTGTACTGGCTGAGCGCGGCGCCCTGCCACAGTGACTGGTTCGGCACGTCGGCGCACTTGGCGCTGTGCCGGGCGATCAGCGTCTGGTACGTGGCGGCGGTGCCGCTCGCCGTGCCGGTCGCCGCGTCGACGGTGACCTCCGGAGACCAGGACATCGACATCGAGGTCGAGGTGGGGAAGGTCAGCGGCAGCCAGACGTAGCGGGAGTCGTTGACGGTGCCGCCGAAGGAGTTTCCCCAGCGGTCGCCCAGGTAGAGGTACGAGGTGGTCGAAGTGCCCTGCACGGGAAGGACGTACGTCGTCTGCGATCCGTAGGCCGTGGAGTCGCCGGCGTTGGTCATCGCGGTCCAGGGGCCGGTGATGCTGGTGGCGGTGGCGTACCGCTGCTGGTTGGGGCTCCAGCCGGTGGCGCCCGAGGTGAGCATGAAGTAGACGTTGCCCCGCTTGAACAGCGCGGGGGCCTCGCGGTGGCCGCCGTGCCAGGGGTCGGCGACCAGGGCGGCGATGCCCGTGTAGTCGCTGGTCAGGCGGTAGATGTGCAGGTCGTGATTCTCGCGGGCGGCGGAGACCATGTACCCGGTTCCGTCGGTGTCTACGAAGACCGTGATGTCCCGGGACATGTGCTGACCGAGTGGGCGGAAGCTGCCCTGCCAGGTGTAGTCGCCGTCGACGGTGTCCGAGACGGCGACGGCCGCGCGGGCCTCGCTGTAGTCGGAGCCGTTCTCCTTGTGCATCCACATCACGAACTTGCCGGTGGCCGCGTTGTACATGACCTTCGGCCGCTCGATGTTGGCGACGGCCAGCTCCGGGTCGGTGGACTGGGTCAGGACGTGGTTTCTGAACTCCCAGTTCTTCAGGTCGGTGGAGCGGTAGGCGTCCACGTACCGGAAGGTGTTGTCGGCGTTGCGGTGCTCGCCGAACCAGTAGTAGTGAGCGCCGACCTTGATGACGCCGCCGCCGTGGGCGTGCACGGGGTTGCCCGACGTGTCGGTGAACTGCGTACCGTTGGTGATCGTCTGCGGGGCGGCGCTCGCCGGGGCGGCGGTGACCAGAGTGCCGGCGAGGGCGCAGCACAGCGCGAGGAGGATCGCGTACCCGCGTCTCATCTCACGCCCCCGGCGATGCGGTGTCGGCGACGGGGACGCCGAAGTCGGGGGTGCCGTCGGGCTTCCAGCCGAGCTTCTGGACACGGGTGTGGCGGTTGGGATCGTTGAGCGGGTCGCCGTCGATCTCCTTGTACTGGCGGGCGTGGTAGACGAGGACGTCGGTACGGCCGTCCTCGGCGACCGTGAAGCAGTTGTGGCCGGGGCCGTACTGCTGGGTGGTGTCGTTGCTGGTGAAGACCGGCGTCGGGGACTTGGACCAGTTGGCGGGGTTCATGAGGTCGGCGGACGCGGGCGCGGTGAGCAGGCCGACGCAGTAGTTGTGGTCGGTGGCGCTGGCCGAGTACGTCATGAAGACGCGGCCGTTGCGCTGGAGGACGTACGGCCCCTCGTTCACCTTGAAGCCGATGCGCTCCCAGTCGTACTCGGGGGTGGAGAGCCTGACCTGAGGGCCCGTCAGGGTCCACGGGTTCGCCATCTTCGACAGCCACACGGCGGTGTTGTTGTCCATGCCGGGCTCATGCTGGGCCCAGGCCAGGTAGCGGGTGCCACGGTGGGTGAACGTCGTGGCGTCGAGGGAGAAGGTCTCCCAGGCCGTCCTGATCTGGCCCTTCTCCACCCACGTTCCGCGCAAGGGGTTGGAGTGGGAGTTCTCCAGGACCCAGATGCGGATCTTCCACACGTCCTCGGCGGGGGCGGCGGCGAAGTAGATGTACCACCTGCCGTTGATCCGGTGCATTTCCGGAGCCCAGATGTGGGCGCCCATGTCACCGGTCGGGTGCGCGCGCCAGATGACGGACTCGGCGGCGGTGGCGAGTCCGTTCAGGGTGCGGGAGCGGCGCAGGATGATGCGGTCGTACTCGGGGGCGGTGGCGGTGAAGTAGTAGTAGCCGTCCGTGTGACGGGTGATGTGCGGGTCGGCGCGGTTGAGGACCAGCGGGTTCGTGTACGGCCCGGCCGCCTTCGCAGCAGCCGCGGCCGCGGTGGGGGCGGCGGCCAGGGCGCCCGCCGCGAGGGCGGCGCCCTTCAGTACGAGTCGGCGGTTGGGGGTGGGCAGGTCGTCGGCGCGGCTCATGCGGACTGCCTCTCGTATGCTCGACGGAGTCGGTTCGATATTTCGTACGGCATCTGTCATTCCGAACGCCGAAAAGGTAGAGGTGAGTTACGAGGAGGTCAACGGTTCCGACGGGACAAACTCAGGCGGCGATTTTCTGTTATCGGCCCGGCGTCCGGGCCGTCTCCCCACACGTGCGCAGCCAAACCCACAGAACAGCAGCGGCCGTCGGCGCCCTCGCGGCCGTCGCCGCCCTGGTCACCGCTCCCCCGGCCACGGCCGCCGGCCCCCGGGACGTCACCGCCGACGTGCTCGCGGGCCACGACGTGACCCTCACCGGCGACACGGTCGTCACCGTGCCGTCCGGGACCACCACGTACGACGGCGTCTTCCGTGGCGAGGGCACGCTCACCGTGCGCGGCAGCGGGACGCTGATCCTCACCAAGGACAGCGACTTCACGCTTCCGCAGTCCCGGCAGCGGCAGAAGGTGAGCATCCCGGGCGGCAACCACCCGTACGTCACGGTGGCCGACCCCGACCCGCCGGCGATCACCGTCGAGCGCGGCGCGACACTCCAGTACGGCAACGGCGGTACGACGGGCCTGATCGGCCACTTCCCGTACGGCACGCCCGCGTTCCGGCTGAACCAGGACAACATCCGGGTCGACGGCACCCTCCGGCTGTCCCTGAGGAGCGCCTACAACCTGGGCACGATCAGCGGCTCCGGTCTGATCACGCAGCCGAGGTTCCTGTGGGGCACCTGGGACCTGTCGGGCACCCACCCTTTCTCCGGCGTCATCGACAACGGCACGCAACTGAACGCCGGCCGGCCCGAGTACGCGACGTCCCTCCCGAACGTCCGCAAGGTGCTCAACCAGGGCACCTGGACGGTGGACACCCCGCTGGGCCGGACGGTCACCATGGGCATGGACTTCTACCAGCGCGAGTACGGCAGCGACATCAACGTCCAGTCCCGGCCGGGAAGCAAGGTCGTCCTCACCGGGCAGTACAGCTGGTCGGACCAGGGTGGCGACACCGACCCCTCACTCAGCGACCCCGCGCTGAACTGGACACCCGCGCGCAAGAACGTCAACAAGCGCGGCACCAACATCAAGGGCGCGAACGTCCAGTGGGGCGACGGGACGACGAGCCGGATCTTCATGCCGGGGACCGCCCAGACCGTCTACATCAACCTGCTCGCCGCCCGCTCCCGCTCCCAGCTCACCTTCGACTACAACGGCCCCGTGACGCTGGGCGCCCCCATCGGCGGCGGCCGCTTCCACGACACGCTGTCCGCGCCCGGCGCCGGGGACATCGTGATCGCGGGGACGCGCGGGAACGACGTGACCTTCGCGGCACGGCAGTACTACGACGGCTCGACCACCGTCGAGAAGGGCGCGGTGCTGCGGCTGGGCTCGGCGCAGGGCGACGGCTCGCTGTGGATGGACGGCGACCTGTGCCGGGTCGTGAACGACGGCACGCTCGTGGTGCGGAACGCGTCGACGCCCATCTCGCTGTCCCGGCTCAGCGGCTCCGGGGCTTTCGTGCAGTCGGGCGCGGCGACGACGACCCTGACCGGGAGCGGAGTGACGTACACCGGCACCACGACGGTCGAGAAGGGCACGCTGGCGCTGAGGTCCGGGGCCACCCTGGTGCGCAGCAAGGCGATTCGGCTCACCTCGGCGGGCGCCCGACTGGACGCGGGTACGGCCGGCCTGCGCGTGGCGACCACTCTCACCGGCAAGGGCACGGTGCGGGGCGCGGTGACGAACGACGGTGTGGTGACGGGCGGTCTGACGGTGACCGGGGGCTATGAGCAGCGTGCGCGGGGCCGACTGGTGGTTGAGGGGAAGCCGTTGAGGGTGACCGGCGGCCCGGTTCGCCTGGCCGGAGAGGTGGATCTCTCAGCGGCAGGCACGTCCTCGGCTCGCCGGATCACGATCGTCGACAACGCGGGGCGCGGCGGGACGAAGGGCGCCTTCTCCGGTCTGCGTGAGGGTACGACGCTGAAACTGGCCGACACCGTGTACCGCATCAGCTACCGCGCCGGCGACGGCAACGACGTCGCCCTCACCGCCACCGCACAGAGCCCGACGGCTTCCCCGTCCCGGGCAGGGGCGACCGGCGCGGCGGCGGTCGGCACGCGCAGCGCGAGCACCGCCGGGGACTCCGGGTGGGGCTGGTGGCCGTATGTCCTGAGCCTCGGCCTGCTGGGCGGCCTGGTGGTACCCGCGGCCCGACGCACCGGGGGCGGCCGGCGGAGGGGCGGGGGGCGGCATGCGGCGCACCGCTAGGGCACCCTTCGTCGACTACCGTCGTGACATGACCAGCAACACCCCCGAAACCCCGACCGGCCTCGCCGAAGCCCTCGCCGCCGGGACGGTCGTGCTCGACGGCGGCATGTCCAACCAGCTCGAGTCGGCCGGGCACGACCTCAGTGACGAGCTCTGGTCGGCGCGACTGCTCGCCGAGCGGCCCGAGGCGATCGCCGAGGCGCACCTCGCGTACTTCACGGCGGGTGCGAGCGTGGCGATCACCTCCAGCTACCAGGCCACGTTCGAGGGCTTCGCGAAGCGCGGGATCAGCCGGGAACGGGCGGCCGAACTCCTGTGCCTCAGCGTGGAGTTGGCGCGTGAGGCGGCGGCGCGGGCGGCGGCGAAGGGGATCGCCCGTCCGTTGTGGGTGGCGGCCTCGGTCGGCCCCTACGGGGCGATGCTCGCGGACGGCTCGGAGTACCGGGGCCGATACGGGCTGACGGTGAACGAGCTGGAACGCTTCCACCGCCCCCGGATGGAGGCCCTCGCCGCGGCCCGGCCCGATGTGCTGGCGCTGGAGACGGTTCCGGACGCCGACGAGGCGGCGGCCCTGCTGCGGGCGGTGCGCGGACTCGGCGTGCCGGCCTGGCTGTCGTACACCGTGGCCGGCGATCGCACCCGGGCCGGGCAGCCACTGGAGGAGGCCTTCGCCCTGGCCGCCGACGTGGACGAGGTGATCGCGGTGGGCGTGAACTGCTGTGCGCCCAAGGATGTCGACAGGGCCGTCGCGGTCGCGGCCCGGGTGACGGGCAAGCCGGTGGTGATCTACCCCAACAGCGGCGAGACCTGGGACGCCGAGGCCCGCGCCTGGACGGGCCACTCCACCTTCACGCCGGAGCAGGTCGAGGGCTGGCGTGACTCCGGCGCCCGGCTGATCGGCGGCTGCTGCCGGGTCGGGCCGGAGGCGATCACGTCCATCGCGCGGACGCTGGCGGGATGATCCGGCGGTTGTCAGAGGCCGGGGAGAGGCGGGCCGGTACGGCTACCGACGTCAGGGGCGACGGACGCTGCCTCCGGGGCGGCGCAGGAGGCGTATGACCGACCGCGTGTCCGCGCCGCGGGTGCGCGAACCGCCGTCGGCCGAGGCGGACGCCGCGTCCCGGTCGACGAGATCGGCCGTCCACAGTGCGAGCTCTCGGTCGCGCGGCCCGTACGCGGTGTACGGCTCCCTCGTCGCCCCCCGCTCCCCCGGCTCCGCCGGCTCGCTCTCGCCGAAGATCCGCACGGGGTGCGAGGTGTCCCAGGCCTGCCAGCCCGGGTCGCCGTCGACCGCGAACCTCACCCACGCCGCGTGCATCGCGTCGGCCAGCTCCACCGGCGCACCCCAGCCCGCCAGTCTGGCCGACTCGGGTACCTCGCCGGTGTCGAAGACGAAGCCGAGCTCCAGGGCGTGGCAGGCGCCGAGCCCGGGCCGCAGCGACGGCCAGGCGAACTCGTAGACGTACGACGATCCGGGGCGGGCGTCGGCCAGCCGGTGCAGTGGGATGCGCAGCAGGTGGTCGGTGACCATCTGGCCGACGATCTCGGCGGTGCCGGCCTCGGGGTGCAGGGCGCGGTAGCCGCGTGGCACCTCGTGGCCGCAGTGGCAGCGGGCCATGGCGCCGGCCAGGGCCATGGGGCCGAGCCGGTCGACGCGCTCCAGCAGGCCGCCGGGCACGAGCCACAGCCGGTATTCGTCGCGGGTCCAGCCCATGAGCAGGTCGACGCCGGACGCGACCTCCCCCTCGGCCAGCGCCTCCATGGGATCGCGGGGGACGACGTCACCGTCGACGACGATCCCGAAGGCGGGCCCGCCCAGCGCCGGGCTGCTGCGCCGGCCCATCTCGGCCTGGGTACGCAGCAGCAGGTCGCGGTCGACGGCGGCGAAGGCCTCGGCGGTCGCGGGCACCTTCAGCCGGTTCGCCATCCGGCGCACCATCCGCCGTACGTTGGTGCGCTCGGCCGCCTCGGGCGGCCCGCTCTGCAGGACCGCACGCCGGAACAGTCCCTGGGCCTGCGGGGCGGCGATCAGGGCGCCGATGCTGATCGCCCCGGCCGACTGTCCCGCGAGGGTCACCCGGTCGGGGTCGCCGCCGAAGGCCTCGATCGACTCGTGCACCCAGCGCAGGGCGGCGAGCTGGTCGCGCAGGCCGGGGTTGGCGGGAGCGTCCGGAAACAGTCCGTAGCCCTCCACTCCGAGCCGGTAGTTGAGGGAGACGAGGACGATCCCGTCACGGGCGAAGGAGTGTCCGTCGTACACGGGCACACACGACGAGCCCCTGGTCAGGGCCCCGCCGTGCAGCCACACCAGGACCGGCAGCCGGGCACCGGGGCCGGGCTGCGGGGTCCACACGTTCAGGTTGAGGCAGTCGTCCCCGGGCACGACCGGGTCGGAAAGGTACTGGGCGAACGCCTCCGAGTACGGCGGTTTGGGCGGCGTCGGCCCGAAGGCGACCGCGTCCCTGACGCCGTCCCAGGGCTCGGGCGGCACAGGCGGCCGAAACCGGTTCGGACCGAACGGGGGCGCCGCGTACGGGATGCCGCGAAAGACCGCCACGCCGTTCTCGTAACGGCCTCGCACGCGCCCGTACGGCGTCCTGGCCACGGGGCCCGTCAGGTCTGCTTCGGTCATCCGCCCACCAGCCCTTCGCCGTGCTCGTGCACCGTTCACCTCAGAGCATCACATCGCTCGGAGGTATTCCGGTGCACGAGCCGGTTCAGCGCCTATTTGGCGTACATCAGCGTGCCGAAGCCGAGCTGGTCATAGCCTCCGCTGGTCGATCCGTAGTCCCCGCCGCCGCCCTCGGGGGCGACCGAGAAGCACATCTGGGAGATGTACCGGTCGTCGAGGTACAGGCGCCGGTTGTAGTGGTAGTGGAGCATGGCCCACACCGGGCGGACCTGGCCGCGTGAGGCGGCGGAGACGGCCGTGTGCTCCCGGTACGCACAGTTCTGGCCGGTGCCCCAGCTGTAGGTGGTGAACGGCACGTCATGGCCGAGGTTGTACTTGGCGACGTACTGGGCGGCCTTCATGAAGCGCCGTCCGTCGTAGGAGTAGAGGTCCTCGCCCTGGTTCCAGGCCATCTCGCAGATCGCGCCCATCTGGCCCATGCCCATGACGGTGTGCCCCTGGTCGCGTCCGGACTCCTGCCACTGGCCCAGGGCGTAGCCGTCGGCGTCGGTGTGCAGGAACGGGACGGCGTGCGCGAGGGAGCCGTTGCCGGCGCCGGACTTGAAGTAGGTCACCGCCTGGTCGTACTTGGCGGCGTCCTCGTTGAGGATCCCGATGGCCAGGACGGAGGCCATGTTGCACAGGTCCCAGTTGGCCCAGTAGTTGGTGATGCAGGCGTCGTTGTGGCCCACCAGGAACTGGTTGTTGAGCGGGTAGAAGACCCTCGCCATCATCTCCTGGAAGGCGGCCAGGTCGAAGGCGTCGTAGTCCCGCATGAGCTCGGCCGCGTTCGCGAACTGCCAGCCGTAGAGGCCGGCCGCGAGGAACCGGTCGGCGTTGCCGGTCACGGTCGTCAGGGTCGTGGCCCACGCGTTGAGGATGCGCGCGGCGCAGGCCGCGTTGGCCTCGGTGCCGCCGACGTGCCAGCGCAGCGCGTTCTGGTAGGCGGCGGCGATGTCGTTGTAGAGGATGCCGTAGTTCTGGCCGGTCCCGCCGCGGATGACGGTCGCCTGCGGGTTGGGTGTCCAGGTCGACTGGGAGTGGGAGTTGGCGACCAGCCGGTTCCAGCCGGACAGCCAGGGGTCGTTGCCGGCGG
Proteins encoded in this window:
- a CDS encoding DUF2264 domain-containing protein, with translation MDLPPDDRAPSPYTGYTRAHWEAAADALLAAVEPYATEDHALYDLPGDHTSWSGRLSDGLEGYARTLLLAAFRRDGTALERYAEGLAAGVSGVWPRIADRGQPLVEAASIALALRLTRDLLWDRLDDGVRQRAAAWLADALTAEPWPCNWELFPVTVGGFLQEIGHETAASRKAIDRGLERIEEWYVGEGWYTDGDGRKFDYYNGWAMHLYPVLHAWLADDKRLLDLYGGRLSRHLADYARLFGADGAPMHQGRSLTYRFATTAPLWLGALTGHTPLSPGQTRRLASGALRYFLDRGAVDDRGLLTLGWHGPNAALLQGYSGPASPYWVGKGFLGLLLPADHEVWTATEEPGPAERADAVTPVGPPNWLLQSTRSDGVVRLHNHGSEDVRYDPYYTRLAYSTVTEPSASYDNSVIVGGDASRTGIVPLGVGEGWAASLHTVSDGIRVTSLVVAEGAVEVRAHLVAGAAAGTSVRVTGWAAKDGVRAELVPVIGLDDTLTGTVTDTPALFVALARLTADTDPEPLPRLVSVDVRDAYELHVRWSSGPAARFRFVKSAERSADLWTVTPV
- a CDS encoding rhamnogalacturonan acetylesterase, which translates into the protein MRRFSAAVLVAATVGTLLAAVPAQAHADCTATACHFDVPPGTYDVKVVLGGEAASSTSISGETRRALLPETVVAAGERVTRSFTVNVRTPEGEPTGADGTPGLDLRLQGSAPALADIDVTPARHTRQIFLIGDSTVCDQPGAPYSGWGQQLPQFLRKGVSVANHADSGESTVTYLQNPRLWATVQPRIRRGDLVLVQLAHNDKTTDEPTYRANLETLVDGVRAEGGRPVLVTPIVRRWFNADGTLNNGTALLVNGLGVDHPAVTRSVAAAKDVPLIDLTAKTKTLVETLGVEASKALYLYNEKRDNTHTSVYGATVYAGLVRDELTAQHLVPQGRARVG
- a CDS encoding RICIN domain-containing protein; this translates as MRRGYAILLALCCALAGTLVTAAPASAAPQTITNGTQFTDTSGNPVHAHGGGVIKVGAHYYWFGEHRNADNTFRYVDAYRSTDLKNWEFRNHVLTQSTDPELAVANIERPKVMYNAATGKFVMWMHKENGSDYSEARAAVAVSDTVDGDYTWQGSFRPLGQHMSRDITVFVDTDGTGYMVSAARENHDLHIYRLTSDYTGIAALVADPWHGGHREAPALFKRGNVYFMLTSGATGWSPNQQRYATATSITGPWTAMTNAGDSTAYGSQTTYVLPVQGTSTTSYLYLGDRWGNSFGGTVNDSRYVWLPLTFPTSTSMSMSWSPEVTVDAATGTASGTAATYQTLIARHSAKCADVPNQSLWQGAALSQYTCNGGNNQKFWFRSVGSGYHQLMVRNSSLCLTENATGVTQQNCAGAATNQQWSVTASGSYWLIRSRATGECLDVNGASTANSAALITYTCNGGPNQQWTRGT
- a CDS encoding glycoside hydrolase family 43 protein, whose product is MSRADDLPTPNRRLVLKGAALAAGALAAAPTAAAAAAKAAGPYTNPLVLNRADPHITRHTDGYYYFTATAPEYDRIILRRSRTLNGLATAAESVIWRAHPTGDMGAHIWAPEMHRINGRWYIYFAAAPAEDVWKIRIWVLENSHSNPLRGTWVEKGQIRTAWETFSLDATTFTHRGTRYLAWAQHEPGMDNNTAVWLSKMANPWTLTGPQVRLSTPEYDWERIGFKVNEGPYVLQRNGRVFMTYSASATDHNYCVGLLTAPASADLMNPANWSKSPTPVFTSNDTTQQYGPGHNCFTVAEDGRTDVLVYHARQYKEIDGDPLNDPNRHTRVQKLGWKPDGTPDFGVPVADTASPGA
- a CDS encoding autotransporter, which translates into the protein MRSQTHRTAAAVGALAAVAALVTAPPATAAGPRDVTADVLAGHDVTLTGDTVVTVPSGTTTYDGVFRGEGTLTVRGSGTLILTKDSDFTLPQSRQRQKVSIPGGNHPYVTVADPDPPAITVERGATLQYGNGGTTGLIGHFPYGTPAFRLNQDNIRVDGTLRLSLRSAYNLGTISGSGLITQPRFLWGTWDLSGTHPFSGVIDNGTQLNAGRPEYATSLPNVRKVLNQGTWTVDTPLGRTVTMGMDFYQREYGSDINVQSRPGSKVVLTGQYSWSDQGGDTDPSLSDPALNWTPARKNVNKRGTNIKGANVQWGDGTTSRIFMPGTAQTVYINLLAARSRSQLTFDYNGPVTLGAPIGGGRFHDTLSAPGAGDIVIAGTRGNDVTFAARQYYDGSTTVEKGAVLRLGSAQGDGSLWMDGDLCRVVNDGTLVVRNASTPISLSRLSGSGAFVQSGAATTTLTGSGVTYTGTTTVEKGTLALRSGATLVRSKAIRLTSAGARLDAGTAGLRVATTLTGKGTVRGAVTNDGVVTGGLTVTGGYEQRARGRLVVEGKPLRVTGGPVRLAGEVDLSAAGTSSARRITIVDNAGRGGTKGAFSGLREGTTLKLADTVYRISYRAGDGNDVALTATAQSPTASPSRAGATGAAAVGTRSASTAGDSGWGWWPYVLSLGLLGGLVVPAARRTGGGRRRGGGRHAAHR
- the mmuM gene encoding homocysteine S-methyltransferase, translated to MTSNTPETPTGLAEALAAGTVVLDGGMSNQLESAGHDLSDELWSARLLAERPEAIAEAHLAYFTAGASVAITSSYQATFEGFAKRGISRERAAELLCLSVELAREAAARAAAKGIARPLWVAASVGPYGAMLADGSEYRGRYGLTVNELERFHRPRMEALAAARPDVLALETVPDADEAAALLRAVRGLGVPAWLSYTVAGDRTRAGQPLEEAFALAADVDEVIAVGVNCCAPKDVDRAVAVAARVTGKPVVIYPNSGETWDAEARAWTGHSTFTPEQVEGWRDSGARLIGGCCRVGPEAITSIARTLAG
- a CDS encoding carboxylesterase/lipase family protein yields the protein MTEADLTGPVARTPYGRVRGRYENGVAVFRGIPYAAPPFGPNRFRPPVPPEPWDGVRDAVAFGPTPPKPPYSEAFAQYLSDPVVPGDDCLNLNVWTPQPGPGARLPVLVWLHGGALTRGSSCVPVYDGHSFARDGIVLVSLNYRLGVEGYGLFPDAPANPGLRDQLAALRWVHESIEAFGGDPDRVTLAGQSAGAISIGALIAAPQAQGLFRRAVLQSGPPEAAERTNVRRMVRRMANRLKVPATAEAFAAVDRDLLLRTQAEMGRRSSPALGGPAFGIVVDGDVVPRDPMEALAEGEVASGVDLLMGWTRDEYRLWLVPGGLLERVDRLGPMALAGAMARCHCGHEVPRGYRALHPEAGTAEIVGQMVTDHLLRIPLHRLADARPGSSYVYEFAWPSLRPGLGACHALELGFVFDTGEVPESARLAGWGAPVELADAMHAAWVRFAVDGDPGWQAWDTSHPVRIFGESEPAEPGERGATREPYTAYGPRDRELALWTADLVDRDAASASADGGSRTRGADTRSVIRLLRRPGGSVRRP
- a CDS encoding alginate lyase family protein; its protein translation is MSRTSPHQHLRDRALSRRGLLKTAGGLTAALALGATATTADAAPATWTHPGMLHNWGDINRARVRVAAGNDPWLSGWNRLVANSHSQSTWTPNPQATVIRGGTGQNYGILYNDIAAAYQNALRWHVGGTEANAACAARILNAWATTLTTVTGNADRFLAAGLYGWQFANAAELMRDYDAFDLAAFQEMMARVFYPLNNQFLVGHNDACITNYWANWDLCNMASVLAIGILNEDAAKYDQAVTYFKSGAGNGSLAHAVPFLHTDADGYALGQWQESGRDQGHTVMGMGQMGAICEMAWNQGEDLYSYDGRRFMKAAQYVAKYNLGHDVPFTTYSWGTGQNCAYREHTAVSAASRGQVRPVWAMLHYHYNRRLYLDDRYISQMCFSVAPEGGGGDYGSTSGGYDQLGFGTLMYAK